The Oncorhynchus nerka isolate Pitt River linkage group LG12, Oner_Uvic_2.0, whole genome shotgun sequence genome includes a region encoding these proteins:
- the fosl2 gene encoding fos-related antigen 2 isoform X2 codes for MPGSSSAFIPTINAITTSQDLQWMVQPTVITSMSNPYSRSHPYGHHLSNGPGLLGHTTLARPGVIRSIGDTRGRRRRDEQLTPEEEEKRRVRRERNKLAAAKCRNRRRELTETLQGETEELEDEKADLQKEIETLQKEKDKLEFMLVAHNPLCKLPPDDRHQGGHHHQQQCAPLPLTMRNNLGPRGIVNPVVVKQEPQEDDEDGKSQRSVIKPICLGGGGGIYCDSDSLNTPLVAASTPASTPSAPSLIFTYPSMLESESPSPSSESCSKAHRRSSSSGDQSSDSLNSPTLLAL; via the exons ATGCCTGGCTCTAGCAGTGCCTTCATCCCTACGATAAACGCCATCACGACCAGCCAGGACCTGCAGTGGATGGTGCAGCCCACAGTGATCACCTCTATGTCCAACCCGTATTCACGCTCCCACCCCTATGGCCACCACCTCTCCAACGGCCCTGGGCTCCTGGGACACACCACCCTGGCCCGTCCGGGTGTCATCCGCTCCATCGGGGACACCCGCGGACGCCGCAGGAGAGATGAGCAG CTTACccctgaagaagaggagaagaggagggtgagacGCGAGAGGAACAAGTTGGCTGCCGCCAAGTGCCGCAACCGCAGACGAGAACTCACTGAGACGCTCCAAGGA GAGACTGAGGAGCTGGAGGACGAGAAGGCTGATCTACAGAAAGAGATCGAGACACTGCAGAAGGAGAAGGACAAGTTGGAGTTCATGCTGGTGGCCCACAACCCCTTGTGCAAATTGCCCCCCGACGATCGCCACCAGGGgggccaccaccaccagcagcagtGCGCTCCTCTTCCGCTGACCATGCGCAACAATCTGGGTCCCCGAGGCATCGTCAACCCCGTTGTGGTGAAGCAAGAACCACAAGAGGACGATGAGGATGGCAAGTCCCAGCGCTCCGTCATCAAGCCCATCTGTCTTGGTGGAGGTGGTGGGATTTACTGCGATAGCGACAGCCTCAACACCCCGTTGGTGGCCGCCTCCACCCCGGCCTCCACACCAAGCGCCCCTAGCCTCATCTTCACCTACCCCAGCATGCTGGAGTCCGAGAGCCCCTCGCCGTCCTCAGAGTCCTGCTCCAAAGCCCAccggcgcagcagcagcagcggggaTCAGTCTTCAGACTCCCTCAACTCACCTACCCTCCTGGCCCTCTGA
- the fosl2 gene encoding fos-related antigen 2 isoform X1, whose product MYQDYSVNYDTSSCGSSTSPVQPESFTSGSSTIGSPISTSSYQKYRVDMPGSSSAFIPTINAITTSQDLQWMVQPTVITSMSNPYSRSHPYGHHLSNGPGLLGHTTLARPGVIRSIGDTRGRRRRDEQLTPEEEEKRRVRRERNKLAAAKCRNRRRELTETLQGETEELEDEKADLQKEIETLQKEKDKLEFMLVAHNPLCKLPPDDRHQGGHHHQQQCAPLPLTMRNNLGPRGIVNPVVVKQEPQEDDEDGKSQRSVIKPICLGGGGGIYCDSDSLNTPLVAASTPASTPSAPSLIFTYPSMLESESPSPSSESCSKAHRRSSSSGDQSSDSLNSPTLLAL is encoded by the exons ATGTACCAGGACTACTCCGTGAACTACGACACCTCGTCCTGCGGCAGCAGCACTTCGCCGGTCCAGCCAGAGTCATTCACAAGCGGCAGCAGCACGATCGGCAGTCCGATCTCTACCTCAAGCTACCAG AAATACCGGGTCGACATGCCTGGCTCTAGCAGTGCCTTCATCCCTACGATAAACGCCATCACGACCAGCCAGGACCTGCAGTGGATGGTGCAGCCCACAGTGATCACCTCTATGTCCAACCCGTATTCACGCTCCCACCCCTATGGCCACCACCTCTCCAACGGCCCTGGGCTCCTGGGACACACCACCCTGGCCCGTCCGGGTGTCATCCGCTCCATCGGGGACACCCGCGGACGCCGCAGGAGAGATGAGCAG CTTACccctgaagaagaggagaagaggagggtgagacGCGAGAGGAACAAGTTGGCTGCCGCCAAGTGCCGCAACCGCAGACGAGAACTCACTGAGACGCTCCAAGGA GAGACTGAGGAGCTGGAGGACGAGAAGGCTGATCTACAGAAAGAGATCGAGACACTGCAGAAGGAGAAGGACAAGTTGGAGTTCATGCTGGTGGCCCACAACCCCTTGTGCAAATTGCCCCCCGACGATCGCCACCAGGGgggccaccaccaccagcagcagtGCGCTCCTCTTCCGCTGACCATGCGCAACAATCTGGGTCCCCGAGGCATCGTCAACCCCGTTGTGGTGAAGCAAGAACCACAAGAGGACGATGAGGATGGCAAGTCCCAGCGCTCCGTCATCAAGCCCATCTGTCTTGGTGGAGGTGGTGGGATTTACTGCGATAGCGACAGCCTCAACACCCCGTTGGTGGCCGCCTCCACCCCGGCCTCCACACCAAGCGCCCCTAGCCTCATCTTCACCTACCCCAGCATGCTGGAGTCCGAGAGCCCCTCGCCGTCCTCAGAGTCCTGCTCCAAAGCCCAccggcgcagcagcagcagcggggaTCAGTCTTCAGACTCCCTCAACTCACCTACCCTCCTGGCCCTCTGA